In a genomic window of Spirosoma agri:
- a CDS encoding alpha/beta fold hydrolase has protein sequence MPVLRFETEPGFFLTADAEGDPTKPPVLLLHGGGQTRHSWGDTALVLADAGWYAVALDARGHGDSDWSAESQYGLDFLARDLRAVIARFDQKPALVGASMGGMTALIAEGERPADSDPICTAIVLVDIAPRAEQKGIERIFAFMSRNLDGFVSLDEAAEAVASYLPNRTRPSDHSRLAKNLRFRQGRYYWHWDPNMLHLWRQQTGPDQQNRNEARLYRAAGSLTVPTLIVRGGISDVVSEKIMAEFLDLVPHVKSVSVANAGHMVAGDSNHAFSKAVIEFLTHELVNARSTG, from the coding sequence ATGCCAGTTCTCCGATTTGAAACCGAGCCGGGTTTCTTTCTAACGGCTGACGCGGAAGGCGATCCAACTAAACCACCGGTCTTGTTACTGCATGGTGGCGGCCAAACGCGCCACTCGTGGGGAGACACGGCGCTCGTGCTGGCCGATGCCGGTTGGTACGCCGTTGCCCTCGACGCTCGCGGACACGGTGATAGCGACTGGTCAGCCGAAAGCCAGTACGGCCTTGATTTCTTAGCCCGTGATCTACGGGCTGTCATTGCCCGGTTTGATCAAAAACCGGCGCTCGTTGGTGCCTCTATGGGGGGCATGACAGCCCTGATTGCGGAAGGCGAACGTCCCGCCGACAGCGACCCGATTTGTACGGCCATTGTGCTCGTCGATATTGCTCCCCGTGCTGAACAGAAAGGGATCGAGCGAATTTTTGCCTTCATGAGTCGTAATCTGGATGGATTTGTTAGTCTGGATGAAGCCGCCGAAGCCGTTGCGTCGTATCTCCCCAACCGCACCCGCCCATCCGACCACAGTCGTCTTGCAAAAAATCTCCGTTTCCGGCAAGGTCGCTATTATTGGCATTGGGATCCCAACATGCTGCACCTGTGGCGGCAACAGACGGGTCCGGATCAACAGAACCGAAACGAAGCGCGGCTTTACCGGGCAGCGGGTTCACTGACTGTCCCGACGCTGATCGTTCGTGGTGGCATCAGTGATGTTGTAAGCGAGAAAATTATGGCTGAATTTCTGGACCTGGTTCCCCACGTAAAAAGCGTAAGCGTTGCCAATGCAGGACACATGGTCGCCGGTGATTCCAATCATGCATTCAGCAAAGCCGTCATCGAGTTTTTAACGCATGAATTAGTGAATGCGCGTTCGACCGGATAA
- a CDS encoding LytTR family DNA-binding domain-containing protein, translated as MQANPGAGARHQLDPETVIAITADSNYSYIYTTKGERLYVSRTLRWHNQRWPAFLRIHKHALVNPDFIQRYSLSNTRNAFGHVIMETNLRLEVSRRRVRLVKTFLENLD; from the coding sequence ATGCAAGCGAATCCCGGCGCCGGAGCGCGCCATCAACTCGATCCGGAGACGGTCATCGCCATTACCGCCGACAGTAATTACAGTTATATTTATACGACGAAGGGCGAACGATTATACGTTAGCAGAACCCTGCGCTGGCACAACCAGCGATGGCCTGCGTTTCTTCGCATCCATAAACATGCGCTCGTCAATCCCGATTTTATTCAGCGATACTCACTGAGCAACACCAGAAATGCGTTCGGTCATGTCATTATGGAAACGAATCTTCGTCTGGAGGTGTCTCGACGGCGGGTCAGGTTGGTTAAAACGTTCCTGGAGAATCTGGACTAA
- a CDS encoding hybrid sensor histidine kinase/response regulator, giving the protein MVTLLTLFRFCQSGRANHGRDAGRNGSYLRYSVFSFVALSLLVGGSGVSAQTSGLRFTHLSTKDGLSHNSVNAILQDSEGFMWFATNDGLNKYDGYSFTVHHPNSTTLTTSFHSNRVAGLCEDRSHRLWAVTEGSGLYEVEKKTGRMIPHPIRSVNAHRWNNQLSVYEDSQGMLWLSTYDGLARYDPAAHQFVLYPSPHREMPIKSVFEDPSHRLWIATSKGLYLFNRQSGQYALVPVSDGSGQQPVFVSFYLDTTQTLWLGTVGNGLYQIDLRKPTLRLMPYNPGGSVNRYVYLNTVRNDGRGGVWLGTTDGLQRVDPILKQVLTYRPSSEEANGLSSVNIQAVYTDRNGTLWIGTDNGIDEQASNRKAFSIYQVRSSVGSANFPENKVNTILVDQQNRLWLSNQHTVYRTDAARKRTTAVPAQLLGNTSTHTNYFFSLLPDSSGIWLSTWDGLYRYDAKTDRFTGYVSTIPGVLVSRAPDGKLWIGGDGTTDSGIASFDPRTHHYTYYKHDPANKNGLPDKFVYALLASRTGDIWIAINGKGISRLNPKTSRFTHYEAGLKAGQLNTNEVLTFYEDRQGIIWAGTNQGGLNRFDPKTGQFTHLTTQDGLPSNRVVGITGDQSGNLWVSTNKGLCRLDQRTNEIRHYDSNAGIPSNDFLENAVFTQPDRLYFGSLNGLVSFNPDSIQDNIKSFPVAITDFKVMNQSRPLTDSVMTLAHDENFLSFEFAALTYTVPQLSRYMYRLVGVDKTWIPGGTRHFANYTNLAPGTYAFQVKASTGDGVWSKRNASIHLTIRPPWWATYWAYGLYTLLFGGGIVGFLRVQTNRIRQRQEIDLRRREAEQLKAVDEVKSRFFSNITHEFRTPLSLIISPVETLLRDSALHPPIRQTLSLVNRNALHLLRLINQLLDLARLEAASMPVTLMYGQLDDFVQQITDSFESITIQKGVTLSYTRENLPAYSQFDADKWEKILVNLVSNAIKFTPAGGTVLVDLRPAHPSPVSESTAIQLVVSDTGTGISPEALPHIFNRFYQVDTSSTRAFEGTGIGLALVKELTELIGGTIAVESQVGRGTTFTLQLPVFPTTENEADGRPVSPKLMPLVSDLSVDLAAVQLDHPIEAVPVDRSSAPLVLLVEDNHDLMAFLANELAISYRVISASNGEEGWRLAQEELPDIIISDVMMPIMDGLELTRLIRNTPETDHIAVLLLTAKASLTSRMDGLELGADDYLSKPFHVAELQLRLRNLISRQQKLSEQYRQQLTQPDQPALSDGQPNPFLDRIYALLDSHLTDPILTVDWLADQLSMSRKTLYRKIDSLTGLAPNELIRQYRLRKAVDFLQAGHNVTETAYLVGFKTASHFTTVFKDHYKKTPSEFFPN; this is encoded by the coding sequence TTGGTTACCCTTCTTACCTTGTTCCGTTTTTGCCAGTCAGGACGCGCCAATCATGGCCGGGACGCGGGCAGAAACGGGTCTTATCTACGGTATTCCGTTTTCTCGTTCGTTGCGCTGAGTCTGCTTGTTGGCGGGTCAGGAGTGTCTGCCCAAACGTCCGGTCTTCGATTTACCCATCTATCCACGAAGGATGGACTCTCCCATAATTCGGTAAATGCCATACTACAGGATAGCGAAGGCTTCATGTGGTTCGCGACCAACGACGGTCTGAACAAATATGATGGCTACAGTTTTACGGTCCATCACCCCAATTCGACCACGCTAACTACCAGTTTTCACAGCAATCGGGTAGCGGGCCTTTGCGAAGACCGGTCCCATCGGCTGTGGGCGGTAACGGAAGGAAGTGGTCTGTATGAAGTAGAGAAAAAGACCGGACGGATGATTCCGCATCCAATCCGTTCGGTAAACGCCCACCGGTGGAACAACCAGCTGTCCGTTTACGAGGATAGTCAGGGTATGCTTTGGCTCAGTACCTACGACGGACTGGCCCGCTACGACCCCGCTGCTCATCAGTTCGTCCTCTATCCGTCACCGCATCGGGAAATGCCCATCAAAAGCGTTTTTGAGGACCCGTCGCATCGGCTGTGGATCGCTACGTCGAAGGGCTTGTATCTGTTTAACCGGCAGTCGGGTCAGTACGCACTCGTTCCCGTTTCAGACGGTTCGGGCCAACAGCCAGTCTTTGTTTCCTTTTATCTGGATACCACGCAGACGCTCTGGCTGGGCACCGTCGGCAATGGCCTGTATCAGATAGACCTGCGCAAGCCAACGCTACGCCTGATGCCGTACAATCCGGGTGGATCGGTTAATCGGTACGTCTATCTGAACACGGTACGGAATGATGGACGGGGCGGTGTATGGCTTGGTACGACGGATGGACTGCAACGCGTCGATCCGATACTGAAGCAGGTTCTGACGTATAGACCCAGTAGTGAAGAGGCTAACGGATTAAGCAGTGTGAACATCCAGGCGGTCTACACCGATCGGAACGGTACGCTGTGGATAGGTACCGACAATGGAATCGATGAGCAGGCATCGAATCGGAAGGCGTTCAGCATTTATCAGGTAAGGTCGAGTGTCGGGTCCGCCAATTTTCCGGAAAATAAAGTAAACACGATCCTTGTCGATCAGCAGAACCGGCTCTGGCTCAGCAACCAGCATACGGTATACCGAACCGATGCCGCCCGAAAGCGAACGACGGCGGTACCGGCTCAGCTACTGGGCAACACGAGCACGCATACGAACTACTTTTTTTCGTTACTACCCGACTCATCGGGCATCTGGCTCAGTACCTGGGATGGTCTCTATCGGTACGACGCGAAGACCGATCGCTTTACCGGGTATGTCTCTACAATTCCGGGCGTATTGGTCAGCCGCGCACCCGATGGCAAGCTCTGGATCGGCGGGGATGGGACCACCGACAGTGGCATTGCTTCGTTCGATCCGCGAACGCACCACTACACCTACTACAAGCACGACCCGGCCAATAAGAACGGGCTTCCCGACAAATTCGTGTACGCGCTGCTGGCCAGTCGAACGGGCGATATCTGGATAGCCATCAATGGGAAGGGCATCAGTCGGCTAAATCCGAAAACGTCGCGCTTTACCCACTACGAAGCCGGGCTGAAGGCCGGGCAGCTAAACACGAACGAGGTGCTTACGTTTTATGAGGACCGGCAGGGTATTATCTGGGCGGGCACCAACCAGGGCGGCCTGAATCGCTTCGACCCGAAAACGGGCCAGTTCACTCACCTGACAACGCAGGACGGCCTGCCGAGCAATCGCGTCGTGGGCATCACGGGCGATCAATCCGGGAATTTGTGGGTGAGCACCAACAAAGGGCTGTGTCGCCTGGATCAGCGGACGAACGAGATCCGACACTACGACAGTAACGCCGGGATTCCGAGTAACGATTTTCTGGAGAATGCGGTCTTCACCCAGCCGGATCGACTTTATTTCGGCAGTCTCAATGGACTCGTTTCCTTCAATCCGGATAGTATTCAGGACAATATCAAGTCGTTTCCGGTCGCGATCACGGATTTCAAAGTCATGAACCAGAGTCGACCCCTGACGGACTCGGTCATGACACTGGCCCACGATGAGAATTTTTTGTCCTTCGAGTTTGCCGCGCTGACGTATACCGTTCCCCAGCTAAGCCGGTATATGTACCGGCTCGTTGGCGTCGATAAAACCTGGATTCCGGGCGGCACCCGCCATTTTGCCAACTACACAAATTTAGCGCCGGGCACGTACGCGTTTCAGGTCAAAGCCTCCACCGGCGACGGGGTCTGGAGTAAACGGAATGCATCGATTCACCTGACCATCCGACCGCCCTGGTGGGCAACCTATTGGGCCTACGGGCTCTATACACTGCTGTTTGGGGGTGGCATCGTTGGTTTTCTACGCGTCCAGACCAACCGGATACGACAGCGGCAGGAGATCGATCTCCGACGCCGGGAAGCGGAGCAATTGAAGGCTGTCGATGAAGTGAAAAGCCGTTTTTTCTCCAACATCACGCACGAGTTTCGAACGCCTTTATCGCTGATCATTTCCCCGGTCGAGACCCTGTTGCGGGACAGTGCCCTCCATCCGCCCATTCGCCAGACGCTGTCGTTGGTGAATCGCAACGCGCTGCACTTGTTACGGCTGATCAACCAATTGCTGGATCTGGCCCGGCTCGAAGCCGCCAGTATGCCCGTCACGCTGATGTACGGCCAGCTGGACGATTTTGTGCAGCAGATCACCGACTCCTTTGAATCGATCACGATCCAGAAAGGAGTTACTCTTTCGTATACCCGAGAAAACCTGCCGGCCTACAGCCAGTTTGACGCCGATAAATGGGAAAAGATTCTGGTGAACCTGGTATCGAATGCCATCAAGTTCACGCCAGCCGGTGGCACAGTCTTGGTCGATCTCCGGCCAGCGCACCCATCGCCAGTCAGTGAGTCAACGGCGATTCAGCTCGTAGTTTCCGATACGGGAACGGGCATTTCACCCGAAGCCCTCCCCCACATCTTCAACCGTTTCTACCAGGTAGACACGTCGTCTACCCGCGCATTCGAGGGCACGGGCATCGGACTGGCGCTTGTGAAAGAACTTACCGAACTGATTGGCGGGACCATTGCGGTCGAGAGTCAGGTCGGGCGTGGCACCACGTTTACGCTCCAGCTGCCGGTATTCCCCACGACAGAAAACGAAGCGGATGGTCGCCCGGTGTCGCCCAAGCTAATGCCGCTGGTGTCCGATTTGAGCGTTGACCTCGCAGCGGTTCAACTGGATCATCCGATCGAGGCCGTTCCAGTCGATCGTTCGTCGGCTCCGCTTGTTTTGCTGGTGGAAGATAACCACGACCTGATGGCTTTTCTGGCCAACGAATTAGCGATCTCGTATCGGGTGATCAGCGCGTCGAATGGCGAGGAAGGCTGGCGGTTGGCGCAGGAAGAATTACCCGACATCATCATTTCGGATGTGATGATGCCAATCATGGATGGACTCGAACTGACCCGCCTGATCAGGAACACCCCCGAAACCGACCACATCGCGGTACTCCTGCTAACGGCAAAAGCGTCGCTGACCAGTCGCATGGATGGGCTGGAACTGGGTGCCGACGATTACCTGAGCAAACCCTTCCACGTTGCCGAGCTTCAGCTGCGCCTGCGCAACCTGATCAGTCGGCAGCAGAAACTGAGTGAACAATACCGACAGCAACTCACGCAGCCCGATCAACCCGCCTTATCGGACGGTCAACCGAACCCGTTTCTGGACCGCATCTACGCCCTGCTGGATTCCCACCTGACCGATCCCATCCTGACGGTCGACTGGCTGGCCGATCAACTGTCAATGAGCCGCAAGACGCTCTACCGGAAAATTGACAGCCTAACTGGGTTAGCCCCTAATGAGCTCATCCGTCAGTACCGGCTTCGCAAAGCCGTTGACTTTTTACAAGCGGGTCATAACGTTACGGAGACGGCCTACCTGGTCGGCTTCAAGACAGCGTCGCACTTCACTACCGTTTTTAAAGACCACTACAAAAAGACACCCAGCGAATTCTTCCCGAACTAG
- a CDS encoding LytTR family DNA-binding domain-containing protein yields the protein MKASPGAGVRHNLDTDQIIAITADINYSYVYMLNGDCLHRSRTLKWYLDRWPHLLRIHKNALINIDYVQSYSLTGGKQPVGFVVMKNNLRLEVSRRNIKAVGQVLGNDE from the coding sequence ATGAAAGCTAGTCCTGGGGCAGGGGTACGCCACAACTTAGACACCGATCAGATCATTGCCATCACTGCCGATATCAACTACAGTTACGTTTACATGCTCAATGGTGATTGCCTGCATCGTAGTCGAACCCTGAAGTGGTATCTTGATCGGTGGCCTCACCTGCTTCGTATCCACAAAAACGCCCTGATCAATATTGACTATGTGCAATCCTATAGTCTCACGGGTGGCAAACAACCGGTGGGCTTCGTAGTCATGAAAAACAATCTTCGTCTGGAAGTGTCCCGCCGGAATATCAAAGCAGTCGGGCAGGTGCTGGGCAACGATGAGTGA
- a CDS encoding sugar transferase, with protein MNRASTLQLTESTFVSNDWADDFAPHTQEILVEPVSKPNKPAPAPHIQLPWEAAQYVVSLPVASFYTRYGKRMSDVLIAGVITVFVLSWLIPVVGILIMLESRGPFFFIQKRSGRRAVPFACFKFRTMRHAQPRSGFRQTEREDARVTRLGRFLRKTNLDEMPQFLNVLMGDMSLVGPRPHAIPHDAMHWSETAYRERYWAKPGITGLAQVRGSRGATGMTQRMDHRVRYDHVYIPRQTFLLDMKICMRTVGLMFTGDKNAW; from the coding sequence ATGAATAGAGCCTCTACCCTTCAGCTCACTGAGTCTACGTTTGTGTCGAATGACTGGGCCGATGACTTTGCTCCCCACACCCAGGAAATACTAGTAGAACCGGTTTCGAAACCTAATAAACCAGCTCCGGCTCCCCACATCCAGTTACCGTGGGAGGCTGCCCAATACGTAGTTTCGTTACCCGTTGCTTCGTTCTACACGCGCTATGGCAAGCGGATGAGCGATGTGCTGATTGCTGGTGTTATCACCGTTTTTGTCCTGTCCTGGCTGATCCCCGTTGTTGGGATCCTGATCATGCTCGAGTCGCGGGGGCCGTTCTTCTTTATTCAGAAACGATCAGGCCGGCGAGCGGTGCCTTTTGCTTGCTTTAAATTTCGCACGATGCGCCACGCCCAACCAAGGAGCGGCTTCCGGCAGACGGAGCGGGAGGACGCCCGGGTTACGCGTCTGGGTCGCTTCCTACGCAAGACCAATCTGGACGAGATGCCCCAGTTCCTGAATGTCTTGATGGGTGATATGAGTCTGGTTGGCCCGCGTCCGCACGCCATTCCGCACGACGCCATGCACTGGTCAGAAACGGCCTATCGGGAACGGTATTGGGCGAAGCCGGGCATTACCGGGTTAGCGCAGGTACGTGGCTCGCGGGGAGCCACCGGCATGACACAACGGATGGATCATCGGGTGCGGTACGATCACGTGTACATTCCCCGGCAAACGTTTCTGCTCGATATGAAAATCTGTATGCGGACGGTGGGGCTCATGTTTACCGGTGATAAAAACGCCTGGTAA
- a CDS encoding polysaccharide biosynthesis/export family protein, with protein MFYSCATTKSITYFQGQGATDTARYATLATLIPPVSRIQPNDVLAIIVTSLSDESNALFNILNTSSVPLATYGSGTGNQPLGYLVDPAGNVEMPLVGKVKLSGLTLEEAGVFMNEKLSKYLKEPTVNVRHLNHKFTVIGEVTRPGVYNLLDNHRTLPEVIGIAGDLTVFGRRDNVMILRTTADKREIIKVDLTNRQVLDTPYYFIQNNDVVYVESRPGKVTQTDRTIQLLPIFVSITSAVIVIVNILVR; from the coding sequence ATGTTCTACTCCTGTGCTACAACGAAGTCGATTACCTACTTTCAGGGGCAGGGGGCTACCGATACAGCCCGCTATGCAACATTGGCTACGCTTATCCCCCCGGTGTCGCGCATCCAGCCCAACGATGTCTTGGCGATTATCGTGACCAGCCTGAGCGACGAATCAAACGCCCTGTTCAATATTCTGAATACAAGTTCCGTGCCATTGGCTACCTATGGATCGGGTACGGGAAATCAACCCCTGGGCTATCTGGTCGATCCGGCGGGGAATGTGGAGATGCCGCTGGTGGGCAAAGTGAAACTGAGTGGCCTGACGCTTGAAGAAGCGGGGGTGTTCATGAACGAAAAACTGTCGAAATACCTGAAAGAACCCACGGTAAACGTTCGACACCTCAATCACAAATTTACGGTCATTGGCGAAGTCACCCGTCCGGGAGTCTACAACCTGCTGGATAACCACCGGACGTTGCCCGAGGTGATCGGCATTGCCGGTGATCTAACGGTCTTTGGCCGACGGGACAACGTAATGATCCTGCGGACTACCGCCGATAAACGGGAAATCATCAAGGTTGACCTAACCAACCGCCAGGTACTCGACACACCGTATTATTTTATTCAAAACAACGATGTCGTTTACGTGGAATCACGTCCTGGAAAGGTTACGCAGACGGATCGAACGATTCAACTGCTACCCATTTTTGTCAGCATAACATCGGCTGTGATAGTAATTGTCAATATCTTAGTGAGGTAG
- a CDS encoding GumC family protein has protein sequence MSSVRMTETTTNFLGEKETPFDLRLFFLKYLRYWYWFVLSIGLTLGAAYWYLRYTTPIYQVNAVLLIKNQPKSSAEDILKEVEATQGNKIVENEIELLKSRSLMLRVVDDLNLTVGYFKQGDVRSDEEIYGTSPIWVYSGKLTSAAYEGPVFIKILNKQQYELQDQDGQPKGRYAFSQNVNNEYGRFRVFFNDSLYHNDNNLIKVAFYDRESVAQRYKSAIKVELLNQKSTVLKLTLDDAVPTKGKAVLNKLLEAYTYSALADKNREATNTLQFIDERLRLITGELDNVERDVETYKSTKGITDLSAEGNLFLGAVKDNDAKLNEVDIQLKVLDGVESYLKSSQSGVAPAMLTVTDPILIELLTKLNELQTQQEKYARTTQLDNPFLQTVNAQVANTKSAIKESVDNQRKNLLVTRTSLQQLNNRFESSIRTIPRKEREFVSIKRQQGIKESLYLLLLQKKEETAISYASTVTDSRVVDDPYSPPYPIKPNKTNIYLVAFLTGLLLPMGFISVKNLLNDKVQSRKDIESETGLAIFGEIMKKPKGLKDNIIDVAQNSVIAEQFKILRANLQYAAGGEEMNDGQVILLTSSISGEGKSFVSINLASSLALLNKKVIILELDLRKPKIASYLGLTTGKSRGISNYLIGQAEIGDLIHSTVLHPNLYLIPSGPIPPNPSELLSNGRMKILLSALRKQFDYIIIDTPPVALVADAPLLGAYVDTAFYLVRYGYTPKTYMGFLANLQASKKFKSLNVIFNGVDYRHSQDYGYGYGYAYKYGEDSKS, from the coding sequence ATGAGTAGCGTACGAATGACGGAAACGACCACTAATTTTCTGGGAGAAAAGGAAACTCCTTTTGATTTACGCTTATTCTTCCTCAAATACCTGCGGTACTGGTACTGGTTTGTCCTCTCTATTGGACTTACGCTGGGTGCAGCCTACTGGTATTTACGTTACACTACGCCTATTTACCAAGTTAACGCTGTTCTATTAATTAAGAATCAGCCCAAAAGCTCGGCAGAAGATATTCTAAAAGAAGTAGAAGCGACGCAGGGTAATAAGATTGTTGAAAACGAAATCGAGCTACTAAAATCACGTAGTCTGATGCTGCGTGTTGTTGACGACCTCAACCTAACTGTTGGTTATTTTAAACAGGGGGACGTGCGGAGCGATGAAGAAATCTACGGGACTTCTCCTATTTGGGTCTATTCGGGTAAATTGACATCAGCCGCTTATGAAGGACCGGTATTTATCAAAATCCTGAACAAACAGCAGTATGAGTTACAAGATCAGGATGGGCAGCCTAAAGGACGATATGCTTTTAGCCAAAATGTGAACAACGAGTACGGTAGGTTTCGGGTGTTCTTCAACGATTCACTCTATCACAATGATAATAATTTAATTAAAGTAGCTTTTTACGACCGCGAGAGTGTAGCGCAGCGTTACAAATCAGCCATAAAAGTAGAACTATTAAACCAGAAAAGTACAGTTCTTAAATTAACGCTCGACGATGCTGTACCGACCAAGGGCAAAGCGGTGCTTAACAAATTACTCGAAGCGTATACATACTCGGCCCTAGCCGACAAAAACCGGGAAGCAACAAATACGCTTCAGTTTATTGATGAACGCCTTCGGCTGATAACCGGCGAACTCGATAACGTGGAACGCGATGTAGAAACGTATAAAAGCACTAAAGGCATTACGGACCTGAGCGCCGAAGGAAACCTGTTTCTGGGGGCAGTAAAAGACAACGACGCTAAACTAAACGAAGTTGATATTCAACTTAAAGTACTGGACGGCGTCGAGAGCTACCTAAAAAGCAGTCAGAGTGGTGTTGCTCCGGCGATGCTCACGGTTACTGATCCAATTCTGATTGAATTGCTGACGAAACTGAACGAGTTACAAACGCAGCAGGAAAAGTATGCCCGGACAACCCAACTCGACAACCCATTTTTACAAACGGTTAACGCACAAGTCGCTAACACAAAAAGTGCGATTAAAGAAAGCGTGGATAATCAACGAAAAAACCTGCTGGTAACGCGTACGAGTCTTCAACAGTTAAACAATCGTTTCGAATCCTCAATCCGGACGATTCCGCGTAAAGAGCGTGAGTTTGTCAGCATAAAGCGACAACAGGGTATTAAAGAGAGCTTATACCTGTTGCTGTTGCAAAAAAAGGAAGAAACCGCTATTTCCTATGCCTCTACCGTTACCGATAGCCGGGTAGTTGATGACCCCTATAGCCCGCCTTATCCCATTAAGCCTAATAAGACGAACATATATTTAGTTGCCTTTTTGACCGGTTTACTATTGCCAATGGGTTTTATATCGGTTAAAAACCTGTTGAACGACAAGGTACAATCCCGTAAGGATATTGAAAGCGAAACGGGGCTTGCCATCTTTGGCGAAATTATGAAAAAGCCCAAAGGGTTGAAAGATAATATTATCGATGTGGCGCAGAATAGCGTTATCGCGGAGCAATTTAAAATACTTCGCGCCAATTTGCAGTATGCCGCCGGAGGAGAGGAGATGAACGATGGACAGGTGATTCTGCTAACATCCTCTATTAGTGGCGAAGGGAAAAGCTTTGTTAGTATTAATCTGGCATCGAGCCTGGCATTGTTAAACAAAAAAGTTATTATCCTGGAATTGGATCTTCGAAAACCCAAAATTGCCAGCTACTTGGGTTTGACAACGGGTAAGAGCCGAGGCATATCAAACTACTTGATTGGACAGGCCGAAATTGGTGATCTGATTCATTCAACAGTCCTTCACCCGAATCTGTATTTAATCCCAAGCGGACCAATTCCCCCAAATCCATCGGAATTACTGTCAAACGGACGTATGAAGATTCTGCTGAGTGCGCTTCGTAAACAGTTCGATTATATCATTATTGATACACCACCCGTTGCGCTGGTAGCCGACGCACCATTGCTAGGGGCTTACGTGGATACCGCTTTCTATCTGGTTCGTTACGGCTACACACCCAAAACCTATATGGGCTTCCTGGCTAATTTACAGGCCAGTAAGAAATTCAAATCCTTGAACGTAATCTTCAACGGCGTTGACTATCGCCACAGTCAAGACTATGGCTACGGTTACGGATACGCCTACAAATATGGCGAAGATTCAAAGAGCTAA
- a CDS encoding UpxY family transcription antiterminator encodes MAKIQRANRINGNKSVIIKRDVSRNINNILIIVVSIKRIPWFVLYIKSRNEKLVAEKLRQLDIEVYCPVIKTQRKWSDRIKVVEEPQFRSYCFVKLPEPERNRVFAVPGIVRYLYWLNKPAIVRDVEIEAIQLMLNEVDNNQLKLTRLETGSRAKICSGTFAQREGIVMRQEGKITVIMLEILDIMISVDYSKTIIRS; translated from the coding sequence ATGGCGAAGATTCAAAGAGCTAACAGAATAAATGGGAATAAATCTGTAATCATAAAAAGGGATGTAAGCAGGAACATTAACAACATCCTGATAATCGTTGTATCAATAAAACGTATTCCCTGGTTTGTGTTATATATAAAGTCTCGTAACGAAAAACTAGTGGCGGAAAAGCTGCGTCAGTTGGACATAGAGGTATACTGCCCTGTAATAAAGACTCAACGTAAATGGTCGGATCGAATAAAGGTAGTTGAAGAGCCTCAATTTCGGTCTTACTGCTTTGTGAAGCTTCCTGAACCAGAACGCAATCGCGTATTTGCAGTGCCTGGTATTGTTCGATATTTGTACTGGCTGAATAAACCAGCTATAGTACGGGATGTAGAGATTGAGGCAATCCAACTTATGCTGAATGAAGTAGATAACAATCAGTTGAAACTTACTCGACTCGAGACTGGGAGCCGGGCTAAGATTTGCTCTGGAACGTTTGCTCAGAGAGAGGGTATAGTAATGAGGCAAGAAGGTAAGATCACAGTGATTATGCTCGAAATTTTAGACATAATGATCAGCGTTGATTATAGTAAAACTATAATTAGATCATAG